A part of Oncorhynchus masou masou isolate Uvic2021 chromosome 21, UVic_Omas_1.1, whole genome shotgun sequence genomic DNA contains:
- the LOC135508337 gene encoding rho guanine nucleotide exchange factor TIAM2-like isoform X2, whose translation MLYHTFQEGSGGLMEGHKDPPHPGAEPTLLRPCPRHMSATERLRKVIQELVDTEKSYVKDLSCLFEIYLKPLQNETFLTLDEMDSLFGSLPEMLDFQRVFLQTLEERIASSPDFSTLETPVQFKKLLFSLGGSFLYYADHFKLYSGFCANHIKVQKVLERAKTDWSFKEFLAARNPTKQHSSTLESYLIKPVQRVLKYPLLLRELVSLTDTDSEEHYHLTEALKAMEKVASHINEMQKIYEDYGSVFDQLVAEQSGHEEVTELTMGEFLMHSSVVWLNPHPSLGRMRKDPEMTVFVFKKAVILVYRESNKLKKKMTTPRLAHSHGDLDPFKFRWLIPLSALQVRLGSTAGTETTCIWELIHTKSELEGRPETVFQLCSSVPECKVNIIKVIRSILRESVRRNMLPAEMGCKEHLTPLRSTLPSSARIGPSRASWLCKQPPLDLPTPASTLKPGQPDSDEGSLSSGTHSSSDAPPADGPTQHKTLSTQKAWSRGGQRPSSFSFVKESYILSDEDDEFSEARESFPSCAIEAQFLSLRLSEEAASFRAPAPRVQPEGAEVNTPESQPKLVRGHFCPVKRKGSSQRALLSLHSRSLDSQTDLAATDLSTLLEREFSVQSLTSVVNEDCFYDPTDTGSASNNS comes from the exons ATGCTGTACCACACCTTCCAAGAGGGCTCCGGGGGCTTGATGGAGGGCCACAAAGACCCCCCACACCCAGGGGCCGAGCCCACACTGCTCAGACCCTGTCCCCGACACATGAGTGCCACCGAGAGGCTCCGCAAGGTCATCCAGGAGCTGGTGGACACAGAGAAGTCCTATGTCAAG GACCTGAGTTGCCTGTTTGAGATCTACCTGAAGCCACTGCAGAACGAGACCTTCCTTACGCtggatgag ATGGATAGTCTGTTTGGCAGCCTGCCAGAGATGCTGGACTTCCAGAGGGTGTTCCTGCAGACGCTGGAGGAGAGGATTGCCTCTTCACCTGACTTCAGCACACTGGAAACCCCTGTGCAGTTTAAG AAGCTTCTCTTCTCTCTGGGTGGATCCTTCCTGTACTATGCTGATCACTTCAAGCTCTACAGTGGCTTCTGTGCCAACCACATCAAGGTCCAGAAAGTCCTGGAGAGAG CTAAGACTGATTGGTCCTTTAAGGAGTTCCTGGCTGCGAGGAACCCTACGAAGCAGCACTCCTCAACCCTGGAGTCCTACCTGATCAAGCCAGTCCAGAGAGTGTTGAAATACCCTCTACTGCTTCGAGAGCTGGTTTCTCTCACTGACACAGACAGCGAGGAGCACTACCACCTCACAG AGGCCCTGAAGGCCATGGAGAAAGTGGCCAGCCACATCAATGAGATGCAGAAGATCTATGAGGACTATGGTTCTGTGTTTGACCAGCTGGTGGCAGAGCAGAGTGGCCATGAGGAG gtCACAGAGCTTACCATGGGAGAATTCCTCATGCATTCCTCTGTCGTCTGGCTCAACCCCCATCCCTCTCTGGGCCGCATGAGAAAGGACCCCGAGATGACCGTGTTTG TGTTCAAGAAGGCAGTGATACTTGTCTACAGGGAGAGCAACAAGCTCAAGAAGAAGATG ACCACCCCTCGCTTGGCGCACTCCCATGGAGACCTAGACCCCTTCAAGTTCCGCTGGCTCATCCCGCTTTCTGCACTGCAGGTCCGACTCGGCAGCACTGCAG GTACTGAGACGACCTGCATCTGGGAGCTGATACATACCAAGTCTGAACTGGAGGGAAGGCCAGAGACGGTCTTCCAGCTGTGTAGCAG TGTCCCAGAATGCAAAGTGAACATCATCAAGGTAATCCGCTCCATCCTCCGGGAGAGCGTCAGACGGAACATGCTCCCGGCCGAGATGGGGTGTAAGGAGCACCTCACGCCTTTACGCAGCACCCTGCCATCCTCTGCCAGGATAG GTCCATCCAGAGCCTCCTGGCTGTGTAAGCAGCCCCCGCTGGATCTCCCCACCCCAGCCAGTACACTCAAACCTGGCCAGCCTGACTCAGACGAGGGCAGCCTGAGCAGCGGCACCCACAGCTCCTCTGATGCTCCCCCAGCTGACGGTCCCACACAGCACAAGACACTGTCTACCCAAAAGGCCTGGTCTCGGGGCGGCCAGCGGCCCTCTAGCTTCAGCTTTGTGAAGGAGTCATACATCCTGAGTGATGAGGACGATGAGTTCAGTGAGGCTAGAGAGAGTTTCCCCTCCTGTGCCATTGAGGCCCAGTTTCTCAGTTTGAGGCTGTCAGAGGAGGCAGCTTCCTTCCGGGCGCCGGCCCCCCGCGTGCAGCCAGAGGGAGCAGAGGTGAACACCCCAGAGAGCCAGCCCAAGCTTGTTCGGGGCCACTTCTGCCCAGTGAAGAGGAAAGGTAGCAGCCAGCGGGCGCTACTGAGCCTACACAGCCGTTCCCTGGACAGCCAGACAGACCTGGCAGCCACAGACCTCAGCACTCTGCTGGAGAGAGAGTTCAGCGTACAGAGCCTCACCTCCGTGGTCAACGAGGACTGTTTCTACGATCCTACGGACACTGGCAGTGCCTCTAACAACTCATAG